The following coding sequences are from one Canis lupus baileyi chromosome 19, mCanLup2.hap1, whole genome shotgun sequence window:
- the IL17RE gene encoding interleukin-17 receptor E isoform X2: MMGRVPTKPGASSASETTGNQQGSAAHLQAVQPCPGHSDPTEAHGEPQTGSPVPPSSPAVYWPLCLRQDWPLLPAPLEHPLSAGLPHGRSACIPCHTQLALPVSLKPWCVQLWLCPYYLCLHLVSDSSGLRGGWFYLLVQKYKKSHKFRFCRRHKMPAYAQRKLMSSCCLSEKGHHIAVPSPDISHKGLRSKRTQPADPKAVEDLPRPSSQRHEGPEFSFDLLSEARAIQVTIPPGPEVSVRLCHQWVLECEELSSPFDTQKIVSGGHAVDLPYEFLLPCLCIEASYLQEDTVRRKKCPFQNWPEAYGSDFWKSVHFTDYSQHSQMVMALTLRCPLKLQASLCQRQNWHTFCEDLPNATAQEAEGWYVLEGVDLHPQLCFKFSFRNSSHVECPHRTAQLLPPSANRVSPIIPFPTLAAPSWNVSMDTQAQQLVLHFSSRIHATFSAAWSHPSLGQDGFVPPVYSISQTQGSSPVTLDLIIPFLKPGSCVLVWRSDVQFSWKHLLCPDVSHRHLGLLILAILALATLLGIVLALTRRRPLSGPGGARPVLLLHAADSEAQRLLVGALAELLRAALGGGRDVIVDLWEGTRVARVGPLPWLWAARARVAQEQGTVLLLWSSAGPSPARGPDPRSAPLRALLRAAPRPLLLLAYFSRLCAKGDIPQPLRALPRYRLLRDLPRLLRALDAQPSTEATGRGRLGDRQCLRGRLELCHRLEREAAKLCPPRLSRDRRRGTGWNP, encoded by the exons ATGATGGGGAGGGTCCCCACAAAGCCTGGAGCCTCGTCAGCATCGGAAACCACAGGAAACCAG CAAGGCTCTGCTGCCCACCTTCAGGCTGTGCAGCCATGTCCTGGGCACTCTGACCCCACGGAAGCCCATGGGGAGCCCCAGACTGGCAGCCCAgtgcctccctcttctcctgctgTTTATTGGCCTCTCTGCCTCCGCCAAGATTGGCCGCTCCTACCTGCCCCGCTGGAGCACCCACTGTCTGCTGGCCTCCCACATG gAAGGTCTGCCTGTATTCCTTGCCATACCCAGTTGGCCCTTCCTGTGTCCCTAAAGCCTTGGTGTGTTCAGCTCTGGCTCTGCCCCTATTATTTGTGCCTGCATCTGGTGTCAGATTCTTCAG GCCTCCGGGGGGGTTGGTTCTACCTCCTGGTGCAGAAATACAAAAAGTCACATAAGTTCCGGTTCTGTAGGAGACACAAGATGCCAGCATATGCTCAG AGGAAGCTGATGAGTAGCTGTTGTCTGTCTGAGAAGGGTCATCACATTGCTGTCCCCTCCCCAGACATCTCTCACAAGGGGCTGCGCTCTAAAAGGACCCAACCTGCAGATCCAAAGGCAGTGGAAGATCTCCCCAGACCCAGCTCACAAAGGCATGAAG GGCCCGAGTTCTCCTTTGATCTGCTGTCTGAGGCACGGGCTATTCAAGTGACCATTCCTCCAGGACCTGAGGTCAGCGTGCGCCTTTGTCACCAGTGGGTACTGGAATGTGAAGAGCTGAGCAGTCCCTTTGACACCCAG AAAATTGTGTCTGGGGGCCATGCTGTAGACCTGCCTTATGAATTTCTTCTGCCCTGTCTGTGCATAGAG GCATCCTACCTGCAAGAGGACACTGTGAGGCGCAAAAAATGTCCCTTCCAGAACTGGCCTGAAGCCT ATGGCTCGGACTTCTGGAAGTCAGTGCACTTTACTGACTACAGCCAGCATAGTCAGATGGTCATGGCCCTAACACTCCGCTGCCCCCTGAAGCTGCAGGCCTCCCTCTGCCAGAGGCAGAACTGGCACACCTTCTGTGAAGATCTCCCCAATGCTACGGCGCAAGAGGCAGAGGGG TGGTATGTTTTGGAAGGAGTAGACCTGCACCCCCAGCTCTGCTTCAAG TTCTCTTTTAGAAATAGCAGCCATGTTGAATGCCCCCACCGGACTG CCCAGCTCCTACCACCTTCCGCAAACAGAGTGTCTCCCATCATACCCTTTCCCACCCTGGCAGCTCCATCCTGGAATGTGAGCATGGATACCCAGGCCCAGCAGCTGGTCCTTCACTTCTCCTCAAGAATTCATGCCACCTTCAGTGCTGCCTGGAGCCACCCAAGCTTGGGCCAGGACGGTTTTGTGCCCCCTGTTTACAGCATCAGCCAG ACTCAGGGCTCAAGCCCAGTGACACTAGATCTCATCATTCCCTTCCTGAAGCCAGGGAGCTGTGTCCTG GTGTGGAGGTCAGATGTTCAGTTTTCCTGGAAGCACCTCTTATGTCCGGATG TCTCTCATAGACACCTGGGGCTCTTGATCCTGGCAATCCTGGCCCTCGCCACCCTATTGGGCATTGTTCTAGCCCTCACCCGCCGGCGCCCACTGTCAG gccctggcGGAGCGCGGCCCGTGTTGCTCCTGCACGCGGCGGACTCGGAGGCGCAGCGGCTCCTGGTGGGAGCGCTGGCTGAACTGCTGCGGGCAGCTCTGGGCGGCGGGCGCGACGTGATCGTGGACCTGTGGGAGGGGACGCGCGTGGCGCGCGTGGGCCCCCTGCCGTGGCTGTGGGCGGCGCGGGCGCGCGTGGCGCAGGAGCAAGGCACCGTGCTGCTTCTGTGGAGCAGTGCGGGCCCCAGTCCAGCGCGGGGCCCGGATCCCCGCTCCGCGCCCCTGCGCGCCCTGCtccgcgccgccccgcgccccctgctGCTGCTCGCTTACTTTAGTCGCCTCTGTGCCAAGGGCGACATTCCGCAGCCACTGCGCGCCCTGCCGCGCTACCGCCTGCTGCGCGACCTGCCACGCCTGCTGCGGGCGCTGGACGCGCAGCCTTCCACGGAAGCCACCGGCCGAGGCCGCCTCGGGGATCGGCAGTGCCTGCGGGGTCGCCTGGAGCTGTGCCACCGGCTGGAACGAGAGGCCGCCAAATTGTGCCCACCGAGGCTGAGCAGAGACAGGCGTAGGGGTACTGGTTGGAATCCCTGA
- the IL17RE gene encoding interleukin-17 receptor E isoform X10, producing MMGRVPTKPGASSASETTGNQQGSAAHLQAVQPCPGHSDPTEAHGEPQTGSPVPPSSPAVYWPLCLRQDWPLLPAPLEHPLSAGLPHGKEDTLTGRSACIPCHTQLALPVSLKPWCVQLWLCPYYLCLHLVSDSSGLRGGWFYLLVQKYKKSHKFRFCRRHKMPAYAQRKLMSSCCLSEKGHHIAVPSPDISHKGLRSKRTQPADPKAVEDLPRPSSQRHEGPEFSFDLLSEARAIQVTIPPGPEVSVRLCHQWVLECEELSSPFDTQKIVSGGHAVDLPYEFLLPCLCIEASYLQEDTVRRKKCPFQNWPEASPSWNVSMDTQAQQLVLHFSSRIHATFSAAWSHPSLGQDGFVPPVYSISQTQGSSPVTLDLIIPFLKPGSCVLVWRSDVQFSWKHLLCPDVSHRHLGLLILAILALATLLGIVLALTRRRPLSGPGGARPVLLLHAADSEAQRLLVGALAELLRAALGGGRDVIVDLWEGTRVARVGPLPWLWAARARVAQEQGTVLLLWSSAGPSPARGPDPRSAPLRALLRAAPRPLLLLAYFSRLCAKGDIPQPLRALPRYRLLRDLPRLLRALDAQPSTEATGRGRLGDRQCLRGRLELCHRLEREAAKLCPPRLSRDRRRGTGWNP from the exons ATGATGGGGAGGGTCCCCACAAAGCCTGGAGCCTCGTCAGCATCGGAAACCACAGGAAACCAG CAAGGCTCTGCTGCCCACCTTCAGGCTGTGCAGCCATGTCCTGGGCACTCTGACCCCACGGAAGCCCATGGGGAGCCCCAGACTGGCAGCCCAgtgcctccctcttctcctgctgTTTATTGGCCTCTCTGCCTCCGCCAAGATTGGCCGCTCCTACCTGCCCCGCTGGAGCACCCACTGTCTGCTGGCCTCCCACATGGTAAG GAAGACACTCTCACTG gAAGGTCTGCCTGTATTCCTTGCCATACCCAGTTGGCCCTTCCTGTGTCCCTAAAGCCTTGGTGTGTTCAGCTCTGGCTCTGCCCCTATTATTTGTGCCTGCATCTGGTGTCAGATTCTTCAG GCCTCCGGGGGGGTTGGTTCTACCTCCTGGTGCAGAAATACAAAAAGTCACATAAGTTCCGGTTCTGTAGGAGACACAAGATGCCAGCATATGCTCAG AGGAAGCTGATGAGTAGCTGTTGTCTGTCTGAGAAGGGTCATCACATTGCTGTCCCCTCCCCAGACATCTCTCACAAGGGGCTGCGCTCTAAAAGGACCCAACCTGCAGATCCAAAGGCAGTGGAAGATCTCCCCAGACCCAGCTCACAAAGGCATGAAG GGCCCGAGTTCTCCTTTGATCTGCTGTCTGAGGCACGGGCTATTCAAGTGACCATTCCTCCAGGACCTGAGGTCAGCGTGCGCCTTTGTCACCAGTGGGTACTGGAATGTGAAGAGCTGAGCAGTCCCTTTGACACCCAG AAAATTGTGTCTGGGGGCCATGCTGTAGACCTGCCTTATGAATTTCTTCTGCCCTGTCTGTGCATAGAG GCATCCTACCTGCAAGAGGACACTGTGAGGCGCAAAAAATGTCCCTTCCAGAACTGGCCTGAAGCCT CTCCATCCTGGAATGTGAGCATGGATACCCAGGCCCAGCAGCTGGTCCTTCACTTCTCCTCAAGAATTCATGCCACCTTCAGTGCTGCCTGGAGCCACCCAAGCTTGGGCCAGGACGGTTTTGTGCCCCCTGTTTACAGCATCAGCCAG ACTCAGGGCTCAAGCCCAGTGACACTAGATCTCATCATTCCCTTCCTGAAGCCAGGGAGCTGTGTCCTG GTGTGGAGGTCAGATGTTCAGTTTTCCTGGAAGCACCTCTTATGTCCGGATG TCTCTCATAGACACCTGGGGCTCTTGATCCTGGCAATCCTGGCCCTCGCCACCCTATTGGGCATTGTTCTAGCCCTCACCCGCCGGCGCCCACTGTCAG gccctggcGGAGCGCGGCCCGTGTTGCTCCTGCACGCGGCGGACTCGGAGGCGCAGCGGCTCCTGGTGGGAGCGCTGGCTGAACTGCTGCGGGCAGCTCTGGGCGGCGGGCGCGACGTGATCGTGGACCTGTGGGAGGGGACGCGCGTGGCGCGCGTGGGCCCCCTGCCGTGGCTGTGGGCGGCGCGGGCGCGCGTGGCGCAGGAGCAAGGCACCGTGCTGCTTCTGTGGAGCAGTGCGGGCCCCAGTCCAGCGCGGGGCCCGGATCCCCGCTCCGCGCCCCTGCGCGCCCTGCtccgcgccgccccgcgccccctgctGCTGCTCGCTTACTTTAGTCGCCTCTGTGCCAAGGGCGACATTCCGCAGCCACTGCGCGCCCTGCCGCGCTACCGCCTGCTGCGCGACCTGCCACGCCTGCTGCGGGCGCTGGACGCGCAGCCTTCCACGGAAGCCACCGGCCGAGGCCGCCTCGGGGATCGGCAGTGCCTGCGGGGTCGCCTGGAGCTGTGCCACCGGCTGGAACGAGAGGCCGCCAAATTGTGCCCACCGAGGCTGAGCAGAGACAGGCGTAGGGGTACTGGTTGGAATCCCTGA
- the IL17RE gene encoding interleukin-17 receptor E isoform X3, translating into MMGRVPTKPGASSASETTGNQAVQPCPGHSDPTEAHGEPQTGSPVPPSSPAVYWPLCLRQDWPLLPAPLEHPLSAGLPHGKEDTLTGRSACIPCHTQLALPVSLKPWCVQLWLCPYYLCLHLVSDSSGLRGGWFYLLVQKYKKSHKFRFCRRHKMPAYAQRKLMSSCCLSEKGHHIAVPSPDISHKGLRSKRTQPADPKAVEDLPRPSSQRHEGPEFSFDLLSEARAIQVTIPPGPEVSVRLCHQWVLECEELSSPFDTQKIVSGGHAVDLPYEFLLPCLCIEASYLQEDTVRRKKCPFQNWPEAYGSDFWKSVHFTDYSQHSQMVMALTLRCPLKLQASLCQRQNWHTFCEDLPNATAQEAEGWYVLEGVDLHPQLCFKFSFRNSSHVECPHRTAQLLPPSANRVSPIIPFPTLAAPSWNVSMDTQAQQLVLHFSSRIHATFSAAWSHPSLGQDGFVPPVYSISQTQGSSPVTLDLIIPFLKPGSCVLVWRSDVQFSWKHLLCPDVSHRHLGLLILAILALATLLGIVLALTRRRPLSGPGGARPVLLLHAADSEAQRLLVGALAELLRAALGGGRDVIVDLWEGTRVARVGPLPWLWAARARVAQEQGTVLLLWSSAGPSPARGPDPRSAPLRALLRAAPRPLLLLAYFSRLCAKGDIPQPLRALPRYRLLRDLPRLLRALDAQPSTEATGRGRLGDRQCLRGRLELCHRLEREAAKLCPPRLSRDRRRGTGWNP; encoded by the exons ATGATGGGGAGGGTCCCCACAAAGCCTGGAGCCTCGTCAGCATCGGAAACCACAGGAAACCAG GCTGTGCAGCCATGTCCTGGGCACTCTGACCCCACGGAAGCCCATGGGGAGCCCCAGACTGGCAGCCCAgtgcctccctcttctcctgctgTTTATTGGCCTCTCTGCCTCCGCCAAGATTGGCCGCTCCTACCTGCCCCGCTGGAGCACCCACTGTCTGCTGGCCTCCCACATGGTAAG GAAGACACTCTCACTG gAAGGTCTGCCTGTATTCCTTGCCATACCCAGTTGGCCCTTCCTGTGTCCCTAAAGCCTTGGTGTGTTCAGCTCTGGCTCTGCCCCTATTATTTGTGCCTGCATCTGGTGTCAGATTCTTCAG GCCTCCGGGGGGGTTGGTTCTACCTCCTGGTGCAGAAATACAAAAAGTCACATAAGTTCCGGTTCTGTAGGAGACACAAGATGCCAGCATATGCTCAG AGGAAGCTGATGAGTAGCTGTTGTCTGTCTGAGAAGGGTCATCACATTGCTGTCCCCTCCCCAGACATCTCTCACAAGGGGCTGCGCTCTAAAAGGACCCAACCTGCAGATCCAAAGGCAGTGGAAGATCTCCCCAGACCCAGCTCACAAAGGCATGAAG GGCCCGAGTTCTCCTTTGATCTGCTGTCTGAGGCACGGGCTATTCAAGTGACCATTCCTCCAGGACCTGAGGTCAGCGTGCGCCTTTGTCACCAGTGGGTACTGGAATGTGAAGAGCTGAGCAGTCCCTTTGACACCCAG AAAATTGTGTCTGGGGGCCATGCTGTAGACCTGCCTTATGAATTTCTTCTGCCCTGTCTGTGCATAGAG GCATCCTACCTGCAAGAGGACACTGTGAGGCGCAAAAAATGTCCCTTCCAGAACTGGCCTGAAGCCT ATGGCTCGGACTTCTGGAAGTCAGTGCACTTTACTGACTACAGCCAGCATAGTCAGATGGTCATGGCCCTAACACTCCGCTGCCCCCTGAAGCTGCAGGCCTCCCTCTGCCAGAGGCAGAACTGGCACACCTTCTGTGAAGATCTCCCCAATGCTACGGCGCAAGAGGCAGAGGGG TGGTATGTTTTGGAAGGAGTAGACCTGCACCCCCAGCTCTGCTTCAAG TTCTCTTTTAGAAATAGCAGCCATGTTGAATGCCCCCACCGGACTG CCCAGCTCCTACCACCTTCCGCAAACAGAGTGTCTCCCATCATACCCTTTCCCACCCTGGCAGCTCCATCCTGGAATGTGAGCATGGATACCCAGGCCCAGCAGCTGGTCCTTCACTTCTCCTCAAGAATTCATGCCACCTTCAGTGCTGCCTGGAGCCACCCAAGCTTGGGCCAGGACGGTTTTGTGCCCCCTGTTTACAGCATCAGCCAG ACTCAGGGCTCAAGCCCAGTGACACTAGATCTCATCATTCCCTTCCTGAAGCCAGGGAGCTGTGTCCTG GTGTGGAGGTCAGATGTTCAGTTTTCCTGGAAGCACCTCTTATGTCCGGATG TCTCTCATAGACACCTGGGGCTCTTGATCCTGGCAATCCTGGCCCTCGCCACCCTATTGGGCATTGTTCTAGCCCTCACCCGCCGGCGCCCACTGTCAG gccctggcGGAGCGCGGCCCGTGTTGCTCCTGCACGCGGCGGACTCGGAGGCGCAGCGGCTCCTGGTGGGAGCGCTGGCTGAACTGCTGCGGGCAGCTCTGGGCGGCGGGCGCGACGTGATCGTGGACCTGTGGGAGGGGACGCGCGTGGCGCGCGTGGGCCCCCTGCCGTGGCTGTGGGCGGCGCGGGCGCGCGTGGCGCAGGAGCAAGGCACCGTGCTGCTTCTGTGGAGCAGTGCGGGCCCCAGTCCAGCGCGGGGCCCGGATCCCCGCTCCGCGCCCCTGCGCGCCCTGCtccgcgccgccccgcgccccctgctGCTGCTCGCTTACTTTAGTCGCCTCTGTGCCAAGGGCGACATTCCGCAGCCACTGCGCGCCCTGCCGCGCTACCGCCTGCTGCGCGACCTGCCACGCCTGCTGCGGGCGCTGGACGCGCAGCCTTCCACGGAAGCCACCGGCCGAGGCCGCCTCGGGGATCGGCAGTGCCTGCGGGGTCGCCTGGAGCTGTGCCACCGGCTGGAACGAGAGGCCGCCAAATTGTGCCCACCGAGGCTGAGCAGAGACAGGCGTAGGGGTACTGGTTGGAATCCCTGA